One region of Cyanobium sp. M30B3 genomic DNA includes:
- a CDS encoding general secretion pathway protein D yields the protein MVRLTRVAAALTSGLALQVWSAPAGAQPAPAGFAGQGSIPQSQRVDPLINLQLKVRRLPDAIELIIEGTGPAPQLQQSSNGASWQGQLFTAVPSGLRVGPQRLSLPEVGLQSVSFDGGGQSFALSVTPLPGINLGRPVVSADGRNLIVTFASPVPQASLQTSRPNLAQPGAVPLPTFAPPLQPRAVAPPLGDMAVGTMTLRNPGYLELPGPPVTMTLKNAPAKDALMALAQVGGYGFAYVAEPTSPASPAAPAGASDPGSRPISLTFRGESFGRAFNTALLAAGLQGKREGRVILAGPNALSKTFGPQLSKIYRLNQVGPNAAADYLANLGASVTKTNTITTAVTQGVAQGEAVSSSPNSQTTQSSTITNVEAYGASSGPLLGLRATTDTRLGTITLVGDPAIVSIAEQYLKKLDLRQRQVALTVQILDVNLDNAADMANSFAVRWGNNFIVNDNGQLLGAFGDLMPPGEAAFDPLFGRRTTNQGRSSANVVDALRDTVVGTGANAAETGSRSSSRSSARNSSESSTSRQSSVQPNPGLDYPKNNFFNFVRAQIVSGSTKLLASPTLILQENPSLLREGSESGGSTGSSQSSGSSSTQQGNQGIVNIGLDSPIGRRRANEGVVRVGTNVVTAYETETPSQGGNVVCTPELSTAGLVLGARVEKIDDNGFVTFVLSPSVSAITDREPAPQGCGSDLNILSIRSLDTGALRVRDGQTLILTGVISDFDRQEVSKWPILGDIPLIGQFFRATTSRKEKRELVIMVTPRIVDDEQGGIYGYGYQPSSRPVRDFLGGQGF from the coding sequence ATGGTGCGTCTGACCCGCGTTGCCGCAGCACTCACGTCTGGCCTGGCACTGCAGGTCTGGTCCGCTCCGGCCGGTGCCCAGCCTGCTCCTGCTGGTTTTGCAGGCCAGGGTTCCATTCCCCAGTCGCAGCGGGTGGATCCGCTGATCAACCTGCAGCTGAAGGTGCGCCGCCTGCCGGATGCCATTGAGCTGATCATCGAGGGCACCGGCCCCGCCCCCCAGCTGCAGCAGAGCAGCAACGGCGCCAGCTGGCAGGGGCAGCTGTTCACGGCGGTGCCGTCGGGGCTGCGGGTGGGGCCCCAGCGTCTGTCGCTGCCGGAGGTGGGGCTGCAGTCGGTGAGCTTCGATGGCGGAGGCCAGTCGTTCGCCCTCTCGGTCACCCCGCTGCCCGGCATCAACCTGGGCCGTCCGGTGGTGAGTGCCGACGGCCGCAATCTGATCGTGACCTTCGCCTCGCCGGTGCCCCAGGCCAGCCTGCAGACCAGCCGCCCGAACCTGGCCCAGCCCGGTGCGGTGCCCCTGCCCACCTTCGCGCCGCCGCTGCAGCCGCGCGCCGTGGCCCCACCGCTGGGGGACATGGCCGTGGGCACGATGACCCTGCGCAACCCCGGCTACCTGGAGCTCCCCGGGCCGCCGGTGACGATGACGCTCAAGAACGCGCCGGCCAAGGATGCCCTGATGGCCCTGGCCCAGGTGGGGGGCTATGGCTTTGCCTATGTGGCTGAACCCACCTCGCCCGCTTCACCTGCGGCACCTGCTGGGGCCTCTGATCCGGGCAGCAGGCCGATCTCGCTCACGTTCCGGGGTGAGAGTTTCGGGCGTGCCTTCAACACGGCCCTCCTGGCCGCAGGCTTACAGGGCAAACGTGAAGGCCGGGTGATCCTGGCCGGCCCCAATGCCCTCTCCAAGACCTTCGGCCCCCAGCTGTCGAAGATCTACCGCCTCAACCAGGTGGGCCCCAACGCCGCCGCCGACTACCTCGCCAATCTGGGAGCGTCGGTCACCAAGACCAACACGATCACCACCGCGGTGACGCAAGGTGTGGCCCAGGGAGAGGCGGTGTCATCGTCTCCGAATTCGCAGACCACCCAGAGCAGCACGATCACCAACGTGGAAGCCTACGGCGCCTCCAGCGGACCGCTGCTTGGCCTGCGCGCCACGACGGACACCCGTCTCGGCACAATCACCTTGGTGGGTGATCCGGCCATTGTTTCGATAGCCGAGCAGTATTTGAAAAAGCTTGATCTGCGCCAGCGGCAGGTGGCTCTGACCGTGCAAATTCTGGATGTGAATCTGGACAATGCTGCCGATATGGCCAACAGCTTTGCTGTGAGGTGGGGCAATAACTTTATTGTCAATGATAACGGTCAGCTGCTTGGTGCTTTCGGCGATCTGATGCCTCCTGGTGAGGCGGCATTCGACCCGCTGTTTGGCCGGCGCACAACCAACCAAGGCCGGAGTTCAGCAAATGTTGTTGATGCCTTGCGAGATACTGTTGTTGGCACTGGTGCCAATGCTGCTGAAACGGGATCCCGTTCAAGTAGCAGATCGTCTGCGAGAAACTCTTCAGAATCCTCCACGTCACGCCAGTCTTCGGTGCAGCCTAACCCCGGCCTGGATTATCCGAAAAACAACTTTTTCAATTTCGTGCGTGCTCAGATTGTTTCAGGTTCCACCAAGCTGCTGGCCAGTCCTACCCTGATCCTGCAGGAAAATCCCTCCTTGCTGCGGGAGGGCTCCGAGTCGGGTGGCAGCACGGGGAGTAGCCAGTCGTCAGGATCTTCAAGCACCCAGCAAGGAAATCAAGGAATCGTTAATATCGGCTTGGATAGTCCAATTGGTCGTAGACGTGCCAATGAAGGGGTGGTTCGAGTTGGTACCAACGTGGTGACAGCCTATGAAACTGAAACGCCTTCTCAAGGGGGAAATGTTGTGTGCACCCCTGAGTTGTCCACTGCTGGTCTGGTGTTGGGTGCTCGTGTTGAAAAAATTGACGACAACGGGTTTGTCACCTTTGTCCTATCCCCCAGTGTCTCGGCGATTACGGATCGGGAACCTGCCCCCCAGGGCTGTGGCTCAGACCTGAATATTCTCAGTATCCGTAGTCTGGATACGGGTGCGCTGCGGGTGCGTGATGGTCAAACTTTGATTCTGACAGGTGTGATTTCAGACTTTGACCGTCAGGAAGTGAGCAAATGGCCCATATTGGGAGACATACCTCTGATTGGTCAGTTCTTTCGTGCCACGACCAGCCGCAAGGAAAAACGAGAGCTTGTGATTATGGTGACGCCTCGCATTGTGGATGATGAGCAAGGTGGAATTTATGGCTATGGGTATCAGCCATCCTCTCGACCTGTGCGTGACTTCCTAGGGGGACAAGGCTTTTGA
- a CDS encoding PilN domain-containing protein — protein MSSTPFDLLREKRLALGLPEPIDEARQSRDTLIKGAAIGAALVGLALGMAGLVLLRRGLLTAEIDSLSSVEADVKTFETRLQAEQARLGSVKAANQALVQGLLSVRSGSAVLRDLQLRVPRGIQLTEVKQGDGGQSLQIKGVAVGRQPFALINALQLELKRSPLFDPNRVTLARAAREQADPQQAGSGRDVTFEIAVQFRPAIQPLAEKQILEQLGAEGLAQRLALLQREELLP, from the coding sequence ATGAGCTCCACCCCCTTTGACCTGCTGCGCGAGAAGCGCCTGGCCCTCGGTCTGCCGGAGCCGATCGACGAGGCCCGCCAGAGCCGCGACACCCTGATCAAGGGCGCGGCGATCGGGGCTGCCCTGGTGGGACTGGCCCTGGGCATGGCCGGTCTGGTGCTGCTGCGCCGTGGGCTGCTCACCGCCGAGATCGACAGCCTCTCCTCAGTGGAGGCCGATGTGAAGACCTTTGAAACCAGGCTGCAGGCTGAGCAGGCCCGGCTGGGCAGCGTGAAGGCGGCCAACCAGGCGCTGGTGCAGGGGCTGCTGAGCGTTCGCTCCGGTTCGGCTGTGCTGCGCGATCTGCAGCTGCGGGTGCCCCGCGGCATCCAGCTCACGGAGGTGAAACAGGGGGATGGCGGCCAGAGTCTGCAGATCAAGGGGGTGGCGGTGGGTCGCCAGCCCTTCGCCCTGATCAATGCCCTGCAACTGGAACTCAAGCGCTCGCCCCTGTTCGATCCCAACCGGGTCACCCTGGCGAGGGCCGCGCGGGAGCAGGCCGATCCCCAGCAGGCCGGCTCCGGACGCGATGTGACCTTCGAGATCGCGGTGCAGTTCCGGCCCGCCATCCAGCCCCTGGCGGAAAAGCAGATCCTGGAGCAACTCGGGGCCGAAGGGCTGGCCCAGCGCCTGGCCCTGCTCCAGCGGGAGGAGCTGCTGCCATGA
- a CDS encoding quinone-dependent dihydroorotate dehydrogenase has translation MAQPGAGAGAATGVVPGRSGALYGRLVGPLLRQDDGADAEQLSLLSLTALGQLSLRREWPLLQGLLAGVGAELRRPDPRLEQTLFGCRFANPVGLAAGFDKNGVAAGIWHLFGFGFAELGTITWHAQAGNPRPRLFRLAAERAALNRMGFNNQGAQACGRLLERQRLSPPGQRPAVLGINLGKSRITPLEQAPDDYAASLELLAPLADYAVINVSSPNTPGLRELQDEVLLRRLVERLRRLPGCPPLLVKIAPDLEDDAIDAIARLAYQEGLAGVIAVNTSLDRLGLEGRVLPQTGNPLSEESGGLSGAPLRHRALEVLRRLRATAGPALPLVGVGGIDSAEAAWERIAAGASLVQLYTGWIYAGPALVPQILEGLSRQLQRHGLGHIGEAVGSGLPWRE, from the coding sequence ATGGCGCAGCCAGGGGCGGGAGCTGGAGCAGCGACGGGAGTGGTGCCAGGCCGGTCGGGGGCGCTCTACGGGCGGCTGGTGGGCCCCTTGCTGCGTCAGGACGACGGGGCCGACGCCGAGCAGCTCAGCCTGCTCAGCCTCACGGCCCTGGGCCAGCTCAGCCTGCGGCGGGAGTGGCCCCTGCTGCAGGGCTTGCTCGCCGGGGTGGGGGCGGAACTGCGCCGCCCGGATCCGCGCCTGGAGCAGACCCTGTTCGGCTGCAGGTTTGCCAATCCAGTGGGGCTGGCGGCTGGCTTTGACAAGAACGGCGTGGCGGCGGGGATCTGGCACCTGTTCGGTTTCGGCTTTGCCGAGCTGGGCACGATCACCTGGCATGCCCAGGCCGGCAATCCCCGGCCGCGGCTGTTCCGGCTGGCGGCGGAACGGGCGGCACTCAACCGCATGGGTTTCAACAACCAGGGTGCGCAGGCCTGCGGCCGCCTGCTCGAGCGCCAGCGCCTGAGCCCGCCGGGCCAGCGGCCGGCGGTGCTGGGGATCAACCTGGGCAAGTCGCGGATCACCCCGCTGGAGCAGGCTCCCGACGACTACGCCGCCTCCCTGGAACTGCTGGCGCCCCTGGCCGATTACGCCGTGATCAACGTGAGTTCACCCAACACCCCAGGGTTGCGCGAGCTCCAGGACGAAGTGCTGCTGCGGCGGCTGGTGGAGCGGCTGCGGCGCCTGCCGGGCTGCCCGCCGCTGCTGGTGAAGATCGCCCCGGACCTGGAGGACGACGCCATCGACGCGATCGCACGCCTGGCCTACCAGGAGGGGCTGGCCGGAGTGATCGCCGTGAACACCAGCCTGGACCGGCTGGGCCTGGAGGGGCGGGTGTTGCCCCAGACCGGCAACCCCCTCAGCGAAGAGAGTGGCGGCCTCAGTGGTGCCCCCCTGCGCCATCGGGCGCTGGAGGTGCTGCGCCGCCTGCGGGCCACCGCCGGCCCGGCCCTGCCCCTGGTCGGTGTGGGCGGGATCGATTCGGCCGAGGCGGCCTGGGAGCGGATCGCGGCCGGTGCCTCGCTGGTGCAGCTCTACACCGGCTGGATCTACGCGGGCCCGGCCCTGGTGCCCCAGATTCTCGAGGGCTTGAGCCGGCAGCTCCAGCGCCATGGGTTGGGCCACATCGGAGAAGCGGTTGGCAGTGGGCTGCCTTGGCGCGAATGA
- a CDS encoding ribonuclease HI — MVDEPVRVVAAACDGACSGNPGPGGWGALLRFEDGTVRELGGPDPATTNNRMELTAALALMRELQALPRHPALVIRTDSRYLIDGLERWIHGWKRKGWRTASGGPVLNRDLWEELDAARVPDLRFQHVKGHSGDPDNDRCDAIAVAFSRGQPPALADAERHECVSMPQADPAPPALVDLLSRLELADRLAQGGHGLSLVELAQLLEMPLRSLEQRREAFPWRDWLVQPLADGRWRLQRETPGLAQRE; from the coding sequence GTGGTGGATGAGCCGGTGCGGGTTGTGGCCGCGGCCTGCGATGGGGCCTGCAGTGGCAATCCCGGCCCCGGTGGCTGGGGGGCGCTGCTGCGCTTCGAGGACGGCACGGTGCGTGAGCTGGGCGGGCCGGACCCGGCCACCACCAACAACCGCATGGAACTCACGGCGGCCCTGGCCCTGATGCGGGAGCTCCAGGCCCTGCCGCGCCATCCGGCGCTGGTGATCCGCACCGACAGCCGCTACCTGATCGACGGCCTGGAGCGCTGGATCCATGGCTGGAAGCGCAAGGGCTGGCGCACCGCCTCCGGCGGGCCTGTGCTCAACCGCGATCTCTGGGAAGAGCTGGACGCGGCTCGCGTGCCCGATCTGCGCTTCCAGCATGTGAAGGGCCACAGCGGTGATCCCGACAACGACCGCTGCGACGCGATCGCCGTGGCCTTCTCCCGGGGCCAGCCCCCGGCGTTGGCCGATGCTGAGCGCCACGAGTGCGTATCGATGCCCCAGGCCGACCCGGCTCCCCCAGCCCTGGTTGACCTCCTCAGCCGCCTGGAGCTGGCCGATCGCCTGGCCCAGGGCGGCCATGGGCTGTCGCTGGTGGAACTGGCCCAGCTGCTGGAGATGCCGCTGCGCAGCCTGGAGCAACGCCGTGAAGCCTTCCCCTGGCGCGACTGGCTGGTGCAGCCGCTGGCCGATGGCCGCTGGCGCCTGCAGCGGGAGACGCCAGGATTGGCGCAACGGGAGTGA